In Thermodesulforhabdus norvegica, a single window of DNA contains:
- the groL gene encoding chaperonin GroEL (60 kDa chaperone family; promotes refolding of misfolded polypeptides especially under stressful conditions; forms two stacked rings of heptamers to form a barrel-shaped 14mer; ends can be capped by GroES; misfolded proteins enter the barrel where they are refolded when GroES binds) — MAAKQLIYNVKARDALLKGVNTLADAVKVTLGPKGRNVVIEKPFGGPVVTKDGVTVAKEIEIENKFENMGAQMVKEVASKTSDVAGDGTTTATILAQCIFYEGSKLVAAGANPMALKRGIDKAVAAVVEELKKLSKPVKDEKEIAQVGTISANNDPTIGNIIAEAMSKVGKEGVITVEEAKGTETTLEVVEGMQFDRGYISPYFITDAEKMEVVLEEPYILIHDKKISSMKDLLPILEEIAKMGRPLLIIAEDVEGEALATLVVNKLRGTLQVCAVKAPGFGERRKAMLEDIAILTGGQVISEEKGIKLEKATISDLGRAKTVRVDKDNTTIIDGAGDRKALEARVKQIRTQIEETTSDYDREKLQERLAKLVGGVAVISVGAATETEMKEKKARVEDALNATRAAVEEGIVPGGGVAYLRCIPALDKLNLEGDEQMGVNIIRRALEEPARQIAKNAGEEGSIIVQKIKEKEGSFGYNAQTGEFCDMYEAGIIDPTKVARIALQNAASVASLMLTTECMVAEIPKKEEKSAAPGMDEMY; from the coding sequence ATGGCTGCAAAGCAGTTAATCTATAACGTAAAAGCCCGTGATGCACTTCTGAAGGGAGTCAATACCCTTGCCGATGCGGTGAAGGTAACCCTGGGTCCCAAAGGTAGAAATGTCGTTATTGAAAAGCCTTTTGGAGGGCCCGTGGTAACGAAAGACGGAGTTACCGTTGCTAAAGAGATTGAGATCGAGAATAAATTCGAAAATATGGGCGCTCAGATGGTAAAAGAAGTTGCCAGCAAAACCAGTGATGTTGCCGGTGATGGAACCACAACCGCTACGATCCTGGCCCAGTGCATTTTCTACGAAGGATCCAAGCTTGTTGCCGCAGGCGCCAACCCCATGGCTCTTAAGCGCGGAATCGACAAAGCAGTGGCTGCCGTGGTGGAAGAGCTTAAAAAGCTAAGCAAGCCCGTTAAAGACGAAAAGGAAATCGCTCAGGTCGGTACCATATCCGCCAACAACGATCCGACCATAGGAAACATTATTGCAGAGGCAATGAGCAAGGTCGGAAAAGAAGGTGTCATTACCGTAGAAGAAGCCAAGGGTACGGAGACCACTCTGGAAGTCGTTGAAGGAATGCAGTTTGATCGTGGTTACATTTCTCCCTACTTCATCACCGATGCTGAAAAGATGGAAGTGGTTCTCGAAGAGCCCTACATCTTAATCCACGACAAAAAGATCAGCAGTATGAAGGATCTTCTTCCGATTCTGGAAGAAATCGCAAAGATGGGACGTCCGCTTCTTATAATTGCCGAAGATGTTGAAGGCGAAGCTCTGGCCACGCTGGTGGTGAACAAGCTTCGTGGGACCCTTCAGGTCTGTGCCGTCAAAGCTCCCGGTTTCGGAGAGCGCCGCAAGGCAATGCTCGAAGACATAGCGATCCTTACCGGCGGGCAGGTGATAAGCGAAGAGAAGGGTATCAAACTTGAGAAGGCCACTATTAGCGATCTCGGCCGTGCAAAAACCGTCCGTGTAGATAAAGACAACACGACGATAATTGACGGTGCCGGTGACAGAAAGGCTCTTGAAGCAAGGGTTAAACAGATCCGCACTCAGATTGAAGAGACTACCAGTGACTACGATAGGGAAAAACTTCAGGAACGGCTTGCAAAACTGGTCGGTGGTGTGGCCGTGATAAGTGTTGGAGCCGCTACCGAAACGGAAATGAAAGAGAAGAAGGCCCGTGTTGAAGACGCACTGAATGCAACTCGTGCTGCCGTTGAAGAAGGAATCGTTCCGGGTGGCGGTGTTGCCTACCTCCGTTGCATACCCGCTCTGGACAAGTTAAACCTCGAGGGCGACGAGCAGATGGGCGTTAACATCATTCGTCGTGCCCTTGAAGAGCCGGCAAGGCAGATTGCCAAAAACGCCGGTGAGGAAGGTTCGATCATTGTTCAGAAGATTAAAGAAAAGGAAGGATCCTTCGGGTATAATGCTCAGACCGGTGAATTCTGCGACATGTATGAGGCCGGGATCATTGATCCTACAAAGGTCGCCCGCATTGCCCTTCAGAATGCCGCAAGTGTTGCCTCTTTGATGCTTACCACCGAATGTATGGTGGCCGAGATTCCTAAGAAAGAGGAAAAGTCGGCTGCTCCGGGAATGGATGAAATGTACTAA
- a CDS encoding ATP-binding protein, translated as MAEQELKIGSRNYRVDELIRRLYLILITRLFLGLLFFGFVAISYNAKDGFPPDYPVRALYIFSILLLTFTAVGGLTFKLFSEKTLPVYAACQVGFDIVAVFVFVCLSGGVHSPFVLFFVPVILLSSLVLGLKGSFCTALVATLAYGIMSLLQTYPGLLALLGFNLSVPEADATRAFSSFITNGVTLIIAAVTSGLLVEKWRGAEGLVGVYVRKLTLLRKLHQHIIEHIPSGIILAGLDGRILYANKAAERILFRKAEHIRGQSMVELFPELNEFVEWARKGHADELSRRELTYKDPERGDLILGCTISTVFEERGTPKLLMVFQDITAVKQAEKEIRAMEELKLVATAASEIAHNVKNPLGAISGAAQMLRQELASGGDAELCERLTSIIVRESERLDDAIRTLLFVSRSTLKSPEVTELDVEKELRRILTSFRGKEPSYEIHLHGSETLYVRIDRSNLEVIIWTLLENAVEAMPEGGNIFVSLDASTDGRWVEIHVRDEGPGVSVDTLENLFRPFYTTKSTGTGLGLCIARQHARRAGGDLEYIPEEKGAHFCVRLPRFVKAFGEKEGGPVTDKLEKPSRETEVKMLS; from the coding sequence ATGGCGGAGCAGGAGCTGAAAATCGGAAGTCGGAATTACAGGGTAGATGAACTTATAAGACGATTGTATCTCATTCTGATCACAAGGTTATTTTTAGGGCTTCTTTTTTTTGGGTTTGTTGCCATTTCTTATAACGCTAAGGACGGTTTCCCACCCGATTATCCCGTACGAGCACTTTATATATTTTCAATTCTCCTATTAACCTTCACAGCTGTCGGAGGCCTAACCTTTAAATTATTTTCGGAAAAAACTTTGCCCGTTTATGCCGCCTGCCAGGTTGGGTTTGATATAGTAGCTGTTTTTGTTTTCGTATGCCTCTCCGGAGGCGTGCACAGCCCTTTTGTTCTCTTCTTTGTTCCTGTAATACTGCTTTCTTCTTTAGTTCTGGGGCTGAAGGGAAGTTTCTGCACGGCTCTAGTAGCTACGCTGGCCTATGGGATTATGTCCTTACTCCAGACTTATCCCGGTTTATTGGCTTTGCTGGGGTTCAATCTATCCGTGCCAGAAGCTGATGCCACGCGAGCCTTCTCATCCTTTATCACTAACGGTGTAACCCTTATTATAGCTGCAGTTACATCAGGGCTTTTGGTTGAGAAATGGAGAGGGGCGGAGGGCCTTGTTGGCGTTTACGTGAGAAAACTGACGCTTTTACGAAAACTGCATCAGCATATTATAGAGCACATACCATCGGGAATTATTCTTGCGGGTCTTGACGGCAGGATTCTTTATGCGAATAAGGCAGCCGAAAGAATCCTTTTTCGTAAGGCCGAGCACATCCGTGGACAAAGTATGGTTGAGCTTTTTCCGGAGTTGAACGAGTTTGTGGAGTGGGCACGTAAAGGGCATGCTGATGAGCTATCACGCCGGGAATTAACCTATAAGGATCCGGAACGGGGCGATCTGATTCTTGGATGCACCATTTCAACGGTTTTTGAGGAAAGAGGAACTCCCAAGTTGCTCATGGTTTTTCAGGACATTACGGCAGTAAAACAGGCCGAGAAGGAAATCCGGGCAATGGAGGAACTAAAGCTCGTTGCAACGGCTGCATCTGAGATTGCCCATAATGTGAAAAATCCTCTCGGTGCCATAAGCGGAGCGGCTCAGATGTTACGTCAGGAGCTCGCCTCCGGCGGGGATGCCGAACTGTGTGAACGTCTGACTTCCATAATTGTCAGAGAAAGCGAGCGCCTGGATGATGCCATTCGAACGCTTTTGTTTGTTTCCAGAAGCACGCTTAAATCACCTGAAGTTACCGAACTTGACGTGGAGAAGGAGTTGCGTCGGATATTGACCAGCTTTCGTGGAAAGGAGCCTTCTTACGAAATTCATCTGCACGGGAGTGAGACTTTGTACGTCCGAATAGATAGATCCAATCTGGAAGTAATAATTTGGACGCTTCTTGAAAATGCCGTTGAGGCAATGCCGGAAGGGGGAAATATATTTGTCAGTCTGGACGCTTCAACGGACGGACGATGGGTGGAGATACACGTACGTGATGAAGGCCCCGGAGTTTCCGTGGATACTCTGGAAAATCTTTTTCGCCCCTTTTACACCACGAAGTCAACGGGAACGGGGCTCGGGTTGTGCATAGCACGGCAGCATGCTCGCCGTGCGGGTGGCGATCTTGAATACATTCCCGAAGAGAAAGGTGCTCACTTTTGTGTTCGTCTTCCTCGGTTTGTGAAGGCCTTTGGAGAAAAGGAAGGCGGGCCTGTTACTGATAAGCTTGAAAAACCTTCCCGGGAAACTGAAGTAAAGATGCTTTCCTGA
- the groES gene encoding co-chaperone GroES, with protein MKLRPLNDRVVVKRIEEEQKTAGGIIIPDTAKEKPIQGEVLAVGQGKLLEDGTRRPLDVKVGDRVLFGKYAGTEVKVGGEEVLIMREDDILAIIEK; from the coding sequence ATGAAGTTGAGACCTCTTAACGATCGGGTTGTGGTAAAGAGAATTGAGGAGGAGCAGAAAACAGCCGGTGGAATTATCATTCCCGATACAGCCAAGGAAAAACCCATTCAGGGCGAAGTGCTGGCCGTAGGGCAGGGTAAACTCCTTGAGGATGGAACAAGGCGTCCTCTGGATGTGAAGGTAGGTGACAGGGTCCTTTTCGGAAAATATGCGGGTACAGAAGTAAAGGTTGGCGGTGAAGAAGTCCTCATCATGAGAGAAGATGATATTCTGGCGATTATCGAAAAATAA
- the ileS gene encoding isoleucine--tRNA ligase has protein sequence MDYKETLNLPRTEFPMKANLARREPDFLRYWDEIDLYGRLRESSKDRPLYILHDGPPYANGHIHLGTALNKILKDMIVKSRQMAGFNAVYVPGWDCHGLPIEHQVDKELGDRKKNMTPVEVRQYCRRYAEKFIDIQREEFKRLGVIGDWKNPYLTMSYDYEATIARELGKFFENGSVIRSKKPIYWCPHCRTALAEAEVEYEDHESPSIYVKFPLKKEFCWAFPELEGKKVSILIWTTTPWTIPANLAIALHPEFSYVAVEVSGGEVWILAEGLLEECMKKFGVDGYRTVRKFKAFELERKACKHPFVERDSLIVLGTHVTLDAGTGCVHTAPGHGREDYEVALEYGLDIYSPVDDGGCFTEDVPFFSGRFVFDANRAVTSKLAEVGALIKEEKIVHSYPHCWRCKQPVIFRATEQWFISMDKTGIRQKALECIMNDVEWIPSWGRDRIYSMVEHRPDWCISRQRSWGVPITVFLCEECGNYVASKEIFDHIVKIFEKEGADAWFERPAEELMPPGTRCGNCGSTSLRKETDILDVWFDSGVSHAAVLETRSDLRSPADLYLEGSDQHRGWFHSSLLTSVGTRGRAPYRAVLTHGFVVDGQGYKMSKSLGNVIYPQEVIEKYGAEILRLWVAAEDYRDDIRISEDILKRLSEAYRRIRNTCRFLLGNLYDFNPERDAVEYSELEEIDRYALHELQRIVQKCRRAFDRYEFFKAYHTLYQYCVVHLSAFYLDVLKDRLYTSYPSSTERRAAQTTIYTILDTMVRLMAPILSFTAEEVWRHIPGNKEKGSVHEELLPEVRDEWLDDGLARRWDMILDIRSDVARALEHARQKKLIGHSLDALVHLGLPSNLYEDFAGDFKLLRDVFIVSGVDIRKVEEMAEMDEIVTGENVPGLCVKVEVAPWGKCSRCWIRDASVGTHADHPELCDRCYDVVKTMLKAV, from the coding sequence ATGGATTACAAGGAAACTTTAAATCTCCCTCGTACCGAATTTCCTATGAAGGCCAATCTGGCCAGGAGAGAGCCTGATTTCCTGCGTTACTGGGATGAGATAGACCTTTACGGGCGTTTAAGGGAAAGTAGTAAAGATAGGCCTCTTTACATACTGCACGACGGGCCGCCCTATGCGAACGGTCATATTCATCTCGGCACGGCCTTGAACAAAATACTTAAAGATATGATTGTCAAATCCCGTCAGATGGCCGGTTTCAATGCCGTATATGTACCGGGGTGGGATTGCCACGGGCTTCCCATTGAACATCAGGTTGATAAGGAACTGGGTGATCGAAAAAAGAACATGACCCCTGTGGAGGTCCGCCAGTACTGCCGAAGGTATGCGGAAAAGTTCATAGACATACAGCGGGAAGAATTTAAACGGCTGGGAGTTATTGGCGACTGGAAAAATCCATACTTAACCATGTCCTACGATTATGAGGCCACCATTGCCAGGGAACTGGGAAAGTTTTTTGAAAACGGCAGCGTTATCAGGTCAAAAAAACCCATTTACTGGTGTCCTCACTGTCGCACAGCCCTTGCTGAGGCCGAGGTGGAGTACGAAGACCATGAGTCGCCGTCGATATATGTAAAATTCCCGCTGAAAAAGGAATTCTGTTGGGCCTTTCCGGAATTGGAAGGTAAAAAGGTCAGCATCCTCATATGGACCACCACTCCCTGGACCATACCGGCCAACCTGGCGATAGCACTACATCCTGAGTTTTCCTATGTGGCGGTGGAGGTAAGTGGTGGAGAGGTATGGATACTTGCCGAAGGCTTATTGGAAGAGTGCATGAAGAAGTTCGGTGTGGATGGTTATCGCACCGTCCGGAAGTTTAAGGCTTTCGAACTCGAACGCAAAGCCTGTAAGCATCCCTTCGTGGAAAGGGATTCCCTCATCGTTCTGGGAACCCATGTAACCCTTGATGCCGGTACCGGTTGCGTTCACACTGCTCCGGGCCACGGCCGTGAAGACTACGAAGTGGCGCTGGAGTACGGCCTTGATATTTATTCTCCCGTCGATGATGGCGGTTGCTTTACGGAGGATGTGCCTTTCTTTTCGGGCCGGTTCGTTTTCGATGCAAACAGGGCCGTTACATCCAAGCTTGCCGAAGTCGGGGCACTGATAAAGGAAGAGAAGATAGTTCATAGCTATCCTCATTGCTGGAGGTGTAAACAACCGGTCATTTTTAGGGCAACCGAGCAGTGGTTCATCTCAATGGACAAAACGGGTATCCGCCAGAAAGCCCTTGAGTGCATTATGAACGATGTGGAGTGGATACCCTCCTGGGGGCGTGACCGCATCTACAGCATGGTTGAGCACCGCCCCGATTGGTGTATTTCCCGGCAGCGCTCCTGGGGTGTGCCCATTACGGTCTTCCTGTGCGAAGAGTGCGGGAATTATGTGGCTTCAAAAGAAATTTTTGACCATATCGTGAAAATCTTTGAGAAGGAAGGAGCAGACGCCTGGTTTGAACGCCCCGCCGAGGAGTTAATGCCGCCGGGTACCAGGTGTGGTAACTGTGGTTCCACTTCACTCCGCAAAGAAACCGACATTCTTGATGTTTGGTTTGATTCAGGAGTTTCTCACGCCGCCGTTCTTGAAACCCGCAGTGACCTCAGGTCTCCGGCAGATCTCTATCTTGAAGGAAGTGACCAGCACCGTGGATGGTTCCATTCCAGTCTTCTGACATCGGTGGGAACAAGAGGTCGGGCTCCTTATCGGGCCGTCCTTACTCACGGCTTTGTGGTGGACGGTCAGGGATATAAGATGTCGAAGTCTCTGGGTAATGTGATTTATCCCCAGGAAGTTATTGAAAAATACGGAGCCGAGATTTTGAGGCTCTGGGTTGCTGCCGAAGATTATCGGGATGACATACGAATTTCCGAAGATATTCTGAAGCGTTTGAGTGAAGCATACCGCCGCATAAGGAATACGTGCCGTTTTCTGCTGGGAAATCTATACGATTTTAATCCGGAAAGGGATGCGGTTGAATACTCGGAGCTTGAAGAAATTGACCGATATGCTCTTCATGAACTCCAGAGAATAGTTCAAAAGTGCAGAAGAGCTTTCGACAGGTATGAATTTTTCAAGGCCTACCATACCCTTTATCAATATTGCGTTGTCCATCTGAGCGCCTTTTATCTGGATGTGTTGAAGGATAGGCTTTACACCTCTTATCCTTCGAGTACTGAGAGGCGTGCGGCTCAGACCACGATTTATACAATTCTTGACACCATGGTTCGGCTGATGGCTCCAATACTTTCTTTTACGGCAGAGGAAGTATGGAGACATATACCGGGGAATAAAGAAAAGGGCTCCGTGCATGAGGAGTTATTGCCGGAGGTCAGAGACGAATGGCTCGATGATGGCCTTGCGCGCAGGTGGGATATGATCCTGGATATCCGCTCAGACGTGGCCAGAGCCCTTGAACATGCCCGGCAGAAGAAGTTGATCGGACATTCTCTAGACGCTCTTGTGCATCTTGGATTGCCTTCAAATCTCTACGAGGACTTTGCAGGGGATTTCAAACTACTCCGTGATGTTTTCATAGTGTCCGGCGTTGACATCCGAAAGGTGGAAGAGATGGCGGAAATGGACGAGATCGTGACGGGCGAGAACGTTCCCGGTCTGTGCGTGAAGGTCGAAGTTGCGCCCTGGGGAAAATGTTCAAGGTGCTGGATCAGAGACGCTTCGGTGGGAACTCACGCAGATCACCCCGAACTGTGCGATCGATGCTACGATGTGGTGAAGACCATGCTGAAGGCGGTATAG